agagatctcagtgactttgaaaaagGGGTCTCAAAGGAGAATAGTGttcctcagtcaccagatctccaCCCAATtgaccacatacagtgcattcagaccctttgattttcccccacattttgttacgttacagccttattctaaaattgatttaaaagtcccccccccatcaatctacacacaataccctataatgacaaagaaaacacaggttgagaaatgtttgcaaatgtataaaatcttttttttctcttctgaaatatctaatttacataagtattcagaccttttactcagaactttgttgaagcacctttggcagcgattacagcctcgagtcttcttgggtatgacgctacaagtttggtacacctgtatttggggagtttctcacatttttctctgcagatcctcgcaagctctgtcaggttggattgggagctttgctgcacagctattttcagctctctccagaaatgttcgatcggattcaagtccgggctctggctgggccactcaaggacattcagagacttgtcctgaagccactcctgccttgtcttggctgtgtactttgggtcattgtcctgttgtaaggtgaacctttgccccagtctgaggtcctgagcactctggagaaggttgTCATCAAgcacctctctgtactttgctctgttcatctttccctcgatcctgactagtctcccagtccctgccgctgaaaaatacccacagcatgatggtgccaccaccatgcttcactgtagcgatggtgccagttttcctccagacgtgaagcttggcattcaggcaaaagagttcaatcttggtttcatcagaccagagaatctggtttctcatggtctgagagtctttaggtgccttttggtaaactccaagtgggctgtcatgtgcattttactaagaagtggcttctgtctggccgctctaccatagaggcctgattggtggggtgctgcagagatggttgtccttctggaaggttctccccccTCCACAGggcagtcagctctaggaagagtcttggtggttccaaacttcttccatttaagaatgatggaggccattgtctcgacacaatcctgtctcggacctctacggacaattcctttgacctcatggcttggtttttgctctgacacgcaccgtcaactgtgggaccttatatagactgtaatgaatactcagggagaaaaaggtgtagattcacacgcAGAGTGAGGCAGGTATTTATTTCGCCTTCgcaggcaggaatcgtggtcacaggcaggcaatggtcatgcACAGGttggcaaacaggcaggtgaatcaaaactaggactgaagtctattactggttctcacaaacaagctaggaaggcttagtagagtcaaaacgaacaatacctcacaaaggcacaaatagaatgaactgaactaaatgaggagctgatgagaccaggtgagtaactaacacaggtgaaatcaatgaacaaaaatgaaagacagggctacgttcatgaacacaaagaaacaggactaggttcaagaacacaacgaaacagaacacaaggttgactaagaaaataaacacagaaccttacatagataggtgtgtggctttctaaatcatgtccaatcaattgcatttcacacaggtggattccaatcaagttgtagaaacatctcaaggatgatcaatgagctcaatttcgagtatcatagcaaatggtatgaatacttatgtaaataagatatttctgtttttcgattcttaataaattagcaaaaggtctaaaaacctgtttttgctttgtcattatggagtattgtgtgtagatttatgagggggtaAGAGGGGGGGATTTATTTAATcaatgtagaataaggctgtaatgtaacaaattgtggaaaaagtaaagtggtgtgaatactttccgaatgcactgtatgggagattctggaccAGGGCTTTcccccaccatcaacaaaacactaaatGATGGaatgtcgcatccctccaatagagttccagacacatctatgccaaggcgcattgaagccgTTCTGGctgctcgtggtggcccaacgccctattaagatacTTATATGTTGGTGTCGTCTTTATTTtgccagttacctgtatgttccaCAGGTCATAGGCTTAAAGGCTATCTTAGATTCATCAGGAAATGCTATATAATTTGTAGTTTAGTCTACTGTAGGTGACGTCATTATTGCAGGAAAAATCGTCAGTTGAGTTTTGGAATTCgtgtgatggactgttgtttggGAATGTTAATCTTCTCAAATAACAGGGCATTAATGCTGAAATCTTTTCAACACATTCCTTATGTGTAATTACTGTAGCTGCACCCTTGTGATGCATAACAATACTGCGCTAGATTGAAATTAATTGGAGAACCATGTTTTACATTTGATTCAATCACAGCCAACCATGCACGCTTTGGTATGTCTACACCCCCTTTTCGTCGGCTAAAAGTGGCACAAAGACGCGCTGGCTTTAGGACTTTTTACAAGTTTGGTCTTCCCCTTTAAAAGTCTGCAGCCCTAGCGGTGATCATTGGACTGAAAACTCTGCGGAGGGGAAGATGAGAATGAAATAGCTTGAACAAGAAGCCGGGATCATGGCGGCACCGCTCGGGCGGGACACTCTACCTGACCACTGGTCCTATGGAGTTTATCGAGATGGCAGGGTCTTCTTCATCGAGTGAGCATGCACTGTGATGTTTTAACTTTAAGCTTTACTGATGAAACGGGTTAATTACGCAGTTATTCACGTTCTCCTCGTCCAGTAACAGGTGTCTTGTTTCTTTCAGTGATAAAACTCACAGCACTACTTGGCTCCATCCCCGTACGGGTGAACCTGTCAACTCTGGACACATGATACGATCAGGTACGCGCAGGAATTAATAATACGATATTTCATGACTGCTGTGCACATTGTGCTTTAGCCTACCACATCTAGATATGTATAGATTCACGCAGCCCATTGTATTCATGTTTTAGATTTACCACTGGGATGGGAAGAAGGATTCTCGGACGAGGGGGCCAGCTACTTCATTAAGTGAGTGCAGCTTTATGTTGTTAATGTATGGGATGTGCGTGACTCTAACGTCCGATTCGAGCTCGAATAGCTCATAGCTGTAGGCATATTGTTGTGTCTGTAGTACGCTTGAAGGCATGAGGTCTTTTAAATGCATCATTTGCAGCGGGTTGAGAAATGATGACGTTGCAATGCAAGCCATCACTTTCTTTCTCACGGTTACACATAAAAATTCCCCAGGTGTTCATGGATACAATGTTGCACTAGGACACAACGCTCTGGTTTGCTGATTTGGTTTGTCATTTATGAATGTCACAGAGAAGCCTATTGCTCCTGACTAGCCCCATATGAGACCGTTATTAGGCTACTGGCTGAACGATAACAAATGCTGTATAGCATAGACTACTGCTTCATGCAAATGTTTAGTCAGGGATTTCT
This portion of the Salvelinus sp. IW2-2015 linkage group LG15, ASM291031v2, whole genome shotgun sequence genome encodes:
- the LOC111973896 gene encoding pleckstrin homology domain-containing family A member 7-like, translating into MAAPLGRDTLPDHWSYGVYRDGRVFFIDDKTHSTTWLHPRTGEPVNSGHMIRSDLPLGWEEGFSDEGASYFINHNQKSTSFRHPVTGQISPENTEYMLHDK